One Senegalia massiliensis DNA window includes the following coding sequences:
- a CDS encoding zinc ribbon domain-containing protein, whose amino-acid sequence MDTTQILWKIYEYEKEIETFKNKKQFLEANKNLEELSESLNEKKYDIINFKTQLEVDNMKIKRLNHKLKEINFQIKDTNSKLYSGDISNVKKLTKLQKEEADLKKEKEKLENEILELMEDVETNTKELYNSEKIYEQLQTKHKSSEKDNINILNDIKKQIKELENKIEKLKLSLENEILSKYENLKIKKSKPISKLDDDKCTGCHMSIPSIVASKVKKGKEVVYCDNCGRMLYYEQDDN is encoded by the coding sequence ATGGATACAACACAAATACTATGGAAAATTTATGAATATGAAAAAGAAATAGAAACATTCAAAAATAAAAAACAATTTTTAGAGGCAAATAAAAATTTAGAAGAATTATCAGAGAGTTTAAATGAAAAAAAATATGATATAATTAATTTTAAAACTCAACTAGAAGTTGACAATATGAAAATTAAAAGATTAAATCATAAATTAAAAGAAATAAATTTTCAAATTAAAGATACAAATTCTAAATTGTATAGTGGTGATATCTCAAATGTAAAGAAGTTAACAAAACTCCAAAAAGAAGAAGCAGATTTAAAAAAAGAAAAAGAAAAATTAGAAAATGAAATACTAGAATTAATGGAAGATGTAGAAACAAATACAAAGGAATTATATAATTCTGAGAAAATTTATGAACAGTTACAAACAAAACATAAAAGTTCTGAAAAAGATAATATAAATATATTAAATGATATAAAAAAACAAATTAAAGAATTAGAAAATAAAATAGAAAAATTAAAATTATCATTAGAAAATGAAATATTATCTAAATATGAGAATTTAAAAATAAAAAAATCAAAACCAATATCAAAACTAGATGATGATAAATGTACGGGATGTCATATGTCAATACCCTCAATTGTTGCTTCAAAGGTTAAAAAAGGCAAAGAAGTTGTATATTGTGATAATTGTGGTAGAATGCTCTATTATGAACAAGATGATAATTAG
- a CDS encoding Nif3-like dinuclear metal center hexameric protein, whose translation MIDSEKIIKYIEGIAPENLAENWDNVGLQIGDTKRKVEKILLALDINLEVVDKAVKEQVDMIISHHPLFFSSLKQINLNTYKGKIVEKLIKNDILVYTAHTNLDASNNGVNDELARLLDIENPKILSKTHSDKLYKVVVTVPETHEEEVRRAFGESGAGNIGNYSNCSFSYEGMGRFKPEQGSNPYLGSKEEIEVVKEIKIEVVVEESNLNNVLKQMINAHPYEEVAYDIIKLENKIKEYGIGRFGNIERITLKKLAEKTKQRLNIQNVRVYGSLEKNIEKIAVAGGSGADFILDAYKKGADVYITGDIKHHDAQIAKEIGLDLIDAGHFHTEKIVMDSIKKYLSSKIKSDIEIIVAENDNIAQYKTI comes from the coding sequence ATGATAGATTCAGAAAAGATAATTAAATATATAGAAGGAATTGCACCTGAAAATTTAGCAGAAAACTGGGATAATGTTGGACTTCAAATAGGAGATACAAAAAGAAAAGTAGAAAAAATATTACTCGCTTTAGATATAAACTTAGAAGTAGTTGATAAAGCAGTAAAAGAACAAGTAGATATGATAATATCTCATCATCCTTTATTTTTTTCTTCTTTAAAGCAAATTAATTTGAATACCTATAAAGGTAAAATAGTAGAAAAACTAATTAAAAATGATATATTAGTATATACTGCACATACAAATTTAGATGCATCTAATAATGGAGTAAATGATGAATTGGCAAGATTATTAGATATAGAAAATCCTAAAATATTATCTAAAACTCATAGTGATAAATTATACAAAGTAGTAGTAACAGTTCCAGAAACTCACGAAGAAGAAGTGAGAAGAGCATTTGGAGAAAGTGGAGCAGGAAATATTGGTAACTATAGTAATTGCTCATTTTCATATGAAGGAATGGGTAGATTTAAACCAGAACAAGGTTCAAACCCCTATTTAGGAAGTAAAGAAGAAATAGAAGTTGTAAAAGAAATAAAAATAGAAGTAGTAGTTGAGGAATCAAATTTAAATAATGTATTAAAACAGATGATTAATGCTCATCCATATGAAGAAGTAGCATATGATATAATAAAATTAGAAAATAAAATAAAAGAATATGGAATAGGTAGGTTTGGAAATATAGAAAGGATTACTTTGAAAAAATTGGCAGAAAAAACAAAGCAAAGATTAAATATACAAAATGTACGTGTATATGGAAGCTTAGAAAAAAACATAGAAAAAATAGCTGTAGCGGGAGGTAGTGGAGCAGATTTTATATTAGATGCATATAAAAAGGGAGCAGATGTATATATTACAGGAGATATAAAACATCATGATGCACAAATAGCAAAAGAAATAGGCCTAGATTTAATTGATGCAGGTCATTTTCATACTGAAAAAATTGTAATGGATAGTATAAAAAAATATTTAAGTTCAAAAATTAAATCAGATATAGAAATTATAGTGGCAGAAAATGATAATATAGCTCAATATAAAACAATATAA
- a CDS encoding tRNA (adenine(22)-N(1))-methyltransferase, translated as MKLTPRLLEIAKMVDKNSIVADIGTDHGYIPVYLIENKISKKVIACDINKAPLQSAIDYINNKKLQNKIDTRLGNGLSPLNENEVDTVIIAGMGGILIQNILEENKNISKKAEKFILQPMVASSELRKYLYDNNYKITDEKLAREDNRYYEIIVAKKGQEKVKDEIYYEIGKKLIEKNDPLLKPFLEKKINKNKSILKNIEKNSSKENLKYNQIKNRLSKLEVIYNDRFRKDN; from the coding sequence ATGAAACTAACTCCAAGATTATTAGAAATAGCAAAAATGGTAGATAAGAATAGTATTGTAGCAGATATTGGAACAGATCATGGATATATTCCAGTATATTTAATAGAAAATAAAATTTCAAAAAAGGTAATAGCGTGTGATATAAATAAAGCACCGCTCCAAAGTGCAATAGATTATATAAATAATAAAAAATTACAAAATAAAATAGATACAAGACTTGGAAATGGACTTTCTCCATTAAATGAAAATGAAGTAGATACTGTAATAATAGCAGGTATGGGTGGTATATTAATACAGAATATATTAGAAGAAAATAAAAATATATCTAAAAAAGCAGAAAAATTTATATTGCAACCAATGGTGGCAAGTAGTGAGCTTAGAAAATATCTATATGATAATAATTATAAAATAACAGATGAAAAATTGGCAAGAGAAGACAATAGATATTATGAAATAATTGTAGCTAAAAAAGGACAAGAAAAAGTAAAAGATGAAATATATTATGAAATAGGAAAAAAACTAATAGAAAAGAACGATCCATTACTAAAACCCTTTTTAGAAAAGAAAATAAATAAAAATAAAAGCATATTAAAAAATATTGAGAAAAACAGTAGTAAAGAAAATCTAAAATATAATCAGATTAAAAATAGACTATCTAAATTGGAGGTGATATACAATGATAGATTCAGAAAAGATAATTAA
- the rpoD gene encoding RNA polymerase sigma factor RpoD → MSDKKNNTKSKKSNKTNKKDAVIKKIIAKGKKKGMLTYKEIIDPLEEVDLSPEEIDEIYQDIEDKGIDVVGDKEDDILLDNEENNDDEKENKTPVISVPKGVSVDDPVRMYLKEIGKVPLLTAQEEVDLAKRMEAGDEEAKRRLSEANLRLVVSIAKRYVGRGMLFLDLIQEGNMGLIKAVEKFDYTKGYKFSTYATWWIRQAITRAIADQARTIRIPVHMVETINKLIRVSRQLLQDLGRDPSPEEIAKEMNLDEEKVREILKIAQEPVSLETPIGEEEDSHLGDFIPDEDVQAPSEAATFTMLKEQLVDVLHTLTDREQKVLRLRFGLDDGRARTLEEVGKEFDVTRERIRQIEAKALRKLRHPSRSKKLKDFLE, encoded by the coding sequence ATGAGTGATAAAAAGAATAACACTAAAAGTAAAAAATCCAATAAAACTAATAAAAAGGATGCAGTCATAAAGAAAATCATTGCTAAAGGTAAAAAGAAGGGCATGTTAACATACAAAGAAATAATAGATCCATTAGAAGAGGTGGATTTATCGCCTGAAGAAATTGATGAAATATATCAAGACATAGAAGATAAAGGAATAGATGTAGTAGGTGATAAAGAGGATGATATATTACTTGACAATGAAGAAAACAATGATGATGAAAAGGAAAATAAAACACCTGTAATAAGTGTTCCAAAAGGTGTAAGTGTAGATGATCCTGTAAGAATGTACCTAAAAGAAATAGGTAAAGTCCCACTTTTAACAGCTCAAGAAGAAGTAGACTTAGCTAAAAGAATGGAAGCAGGAGATGAAGAAGCAAAAAGAAGATTATCAGAAGCAAATTTAAGATTAGTAGTTAGTATAGCTAAAAGATATGTTGGTCGTGGTATGCTCTTTTTAGATCTAATACAAGAAGGTAATATGGGCTTAATAAAAGCTGTAGAAAAATTTGATTATACAAAGGGCTATAAATTTTCAACATATGCTACATGGTGGATAAGACAAGCAATAACAAGAGCTATTGCAGATCAAGCAAGAACAATAAGAATACCTGTTCATATGGTAGAAACAATAAATAAACTCATTAGAGTTTCACGTCAATTATTACAAGATTTAGGAAGAGATCCAAGTCCTGAAGAAATAGCAAAAGAAATGAATTTAGATGAAGAAAAAGTAAGAGAAATATTAAAAATAGCTCAAGAACCAGTATCTCTTGAAACACCTATAGGTGAAGAAGAAGACAGTCACTTAGGTGATTTCATACCTGATGAAGACGTTCAAGCACCATCTGAAGCAGCTACATTTACAATGTTAAAAGAACAATTAGTAGATGTATTACACACTCTTACAGATAGAGAACAAAAAGTATTACGTTTAAGATTTGGATTAGATGATGGTAGAGCAAGAACTCTTGAAGAAGTTGGTAAAGAATTTGATGTTACTCGTGAAAGAATAAGACAAATTGAAGCAAAGGCTCTTAGGAAGTTAAGACATCCTAGCCGTAGCAAAAAATTAAAAGACTTTTTAGAATAA